CTATGGTCTCTAATATAAGTGGTATCATACACTTTTGAAGGATGGGTGGATGATTTATTTTATGAGGACCATCCTTGTTGAAATGTTATTATGGCTCTCTtcttccccttttttttttcagttaagCTTTTTTTGTCACCAAATTTGCAGTATGATTCATGGTATGCGGATCAAAAATGGAAAGGCAACTTATGTCCGTCGCTATGTGAGGACATCGCGAATTCAACAAGAAGAGTTTTTCCGAGGTTCCAAATTTATGAAGGTATGGTACTGATTACTGACCACCTTAAAATCAATTCATGTTATTTGAAATATGAATAAGgatttcaaataaggaaaagcACATTATGGCTTATCACTTTTGCACCTAAAGCTTCTACACTTTTATGTGAAGGCTTTATTCTTCAAATGAAAGAATATTAAGTACTTGACCTTGGAGTTCTACCGTTTAACAGAtatctatctatatatatatattttataacttATATTTGCTTAGTTGAAAGCTTCTTTTGGTTGAAAGGATATATTCTGGACTCATATTTGCCTAGGATTATATGGATATTTTTCTTTTGGAAGACTTCTGTTTGTACTTCATAGGACTACAATGAGTTACATCTTAGTGCCTGTACATTTGAAATTACAGTCATACAGTATATATCCTAATTCACAGCAACTTTAGAAGTTTACTCTCTGAAGAGCATTGTTGGTTTCAAATTTCAGTATCCTTTATCATACCTCTTATGCTTTGTCTCGCCAGTCAAAGAATGGCTCAACTTCAtgcttcatatatatatatatatatatgtatatattgaaTAACTTTCTTTCCATATTTTAATCTCCATTTGCAGGTAGGAGATCTTAAGGGGCTGTTTGGACTATTCATGGTTAACATGCAGATACTGAGAGCAAAATTGAAAGTATTGGACATGTCATATGGGAATGGGACAGGTGAGTTTCTCGATGATGCTACTTATTTAATATGATAATTTTGTTTGATTGTGCACATCTGCCATTTTCTTTCCATTGCAGTTCTAAACACATTATTGCACAGGGTGAGTAATGAATGTCCTTTTCTCATCCACTCTGCTAAATATGTAAGAAGATACTCTTTGTGTAGGCATGTGTCTGATAGGCAGTTAAAACTTTTTGGCTAGTTTAATCTTCAATTCAGAGGAAGCTTCCTTGCAAATCTCTTGAAAGTTTGGAACATTTTGTGTCATTTTTTTTCTCCTGGGGAACTAATATGAACTGGAAATTCTACCTATGTGTGTCTTTTGGGTGATCTTGATGTTGATCCTAGTAGAAACTAATTTGTCTGTAACCCTCTTCCAGCTAATACGGCTCTCATTTATCACCATGGAAAACTTTTAGCACTGCAAGAGGCTGATAAACCCTGTAAGCTTAGCTTCTCTCTCTGTTTTCACTTTCAATAAAGATCAAAGAATTTCTTGAAAACCAGATTATTTGGcgcttatttctttcttttattgccATTATATCCTGCAGATGTGGTTAAAGTTTTGGAGGATGGGGATCTACAAACTGTTGGCATGTTAGATTATGACAAGAGACTCAAGCATTCCTTCACTGCTCATCCAAAGGTTGATCCAAATACTGGTAATATCCTCCTCATGAAGGAAGCTTAGATCAATTAGTTTTATAAAGTCAAATAtctttaatatatgatttcctTGGATGCAGGAGAAATGTTTACATTTGGCTATGCACATGAACCCCCGTACATAACTTACAGAGTTATTTCAAAGGATGGCGTCATGCATGACCCAGTACCAATAACCATATCAGACcccatcatgatgcatgacttTGCAATTACTGAGAATTATGCAATTTTTTTGGATCTTCCTTTGTACTTCAGGCCAAAGGTGTGTTTCTTGTGTTCTTGCAGTTTCTGGGTATGGCATGGAACACTAAGAGCATATTATGATTCTTGAATTTTGTGCATATAATGAAAATGCATCCTGAAAGGAAAGAACTACTTGATTATAATAGGACAGTTGTTCATTATTGTTATGATATGATCAATCAAGCCTTTTTTGAGTGGAgggaaaaattaaaagttatttcCTTTTACTCTATCTGTTGTAATTGAAAAAAAACTGATGTTACCACTTGTAGTCTCTGCCAAAAAGATGCTTCCCTTAAACGTTAAATCTGTTTCATTTTTTGAATAAAGAAATGCATAGTGAGAAAACTATGGTTTTTTACCCACATGGTCGTTTACCCACAAATTTTGCTTCTAAATCATGCATTTGCAAGAAAATCAATTTCCTTTGCTTTCCATCATTTTCATCCTCTTACAGAGCTTGTCAAAAATAGTAGTGCCTCATATGAGTTGAATCAAAACCAAAGTAGATGAAGTGGAGCCTCAAACCAACGCTGGATTCTTCTGGATTTATTTttcagcaattttttttttaatgtttgcaACAATTTATCAGGAGATGGTGAAAGACAAGAAGCTGATATTCACATTTGATGCTACAAAAAAAGCTCGTTTTGGTGTCCTTCCTCGTTATGCAAAGGATGATCATCAAATCAGATGGTTTGAGCTTCCAAATTGCTTCATATTCCACAATGGTGAGGCCACTTACTTTCCAATGACCATTTAACATATCATTACTTTAAGTTGATGTGATtacctatatttttaaatttcgaTATATGCATGCTTAGACGGCATGTATTGTAATTTTAGGTTTTCATGCTTAATCCTGCTTTTTGTATCGGCAAGACAGCTTGTATCTAGCCTCATAATCCTGTGTACATTAGTTGATGAACAAGATGGCTTTCTTTCTATGGTGGAGATCATTCCTAAGAGATAGACTCCTATGCTAAGTGAAGTGACAATATTCACGTTGAACCCTCAAACATGTTCGAGGATCTCGAAATGGTTCCACTCTTTCTTAGAAATAGGCAACTCTCTGAAAACGCTGACCTACCCACCTCTTTGGGCcctttatataatttcaatcagTGACTCCATATAACTTTTTTCTATGAAAATTCATGAATACAAAATAGTATGTTAATGTGAAAAatgtaatataaataattagattTAGGCTTGTCTTCATTTTGGATTCACCAGAAAGGTAGAAAATTATTTGGTTTGGTTGGGAGAGTATGCTGGCTTGTCCTTGGAGCCGTTTGGAGTACACAAAGTTGACGTTTCCTTTGGTGTGGTACATAATCCATTGCCGCCTGGAAATTGCCTATGGCTTTTACACTGTATTAGATGTTCTATTGGGGAATATCAATATATAACAACTTCTATTGGCTAATGTCTAAGACAATCCAGAACTGTCAATTCTGACTTATTACCTACTTTCTACTAGCCAATGCTTGGGAGGAGGAGGATGAAGTTGTTTTGATCACTTGCCGCCTAGAGAATCCAGATCTAGACATGGTCAGTGGGAATGTCAAAGAAAAACTTGAGAATTTTGCAAATGAACTGTAAGAGAATTATCACCCGTTCCCGTCAATTTTGTAATAGCTCTCTATGTGTTTTCTCATTGGTGTTATTCTAAATAGGTATGAGATGAGGTTCAACATGAAAACTGGTGTGGCTTCTCAAAAGAGACTATCAGCACCTGCTGTTGATTTTCCCAGGGTGAATGAGAGCTACACTGGCAGGTAGCCTTCACTCTTAACATAGATCATATTAAATTGTCTTTTTCcaaacatttttattttatgattatcctctgaatttaggaagcAAAGGTACGTCTATGGAACCATTCTGGATAGCATTGCCAAGGTAACTGGGATCATCAAATTTGATCTACATGCTGAACCCCAGCAGGGGAAAACAAAGCTTGAAGTTGGAGGAAATATTAAAGGCATCTTTGATCTGGGACCTGGTAGATTTGGTTCAGAAGCTGTATTTGTTCCCCGGGAGCCTGGCACCAGTTCTGAGGAAGATGATGGCTACTTGATATTCTTTACGCATGATGAAAACACTGGGTAACCTTCTCCTTCAATAATCATCTTCCTTCCACCGTCTACGAACATCAACCCCTTTGTTTGGCAGGATTCATTTCACAAACAAGAATTCAACTctcttaaaaattttcaaattaaaaataattaaattcctTTATTCCAAACAACGGAATtgttagaaaagaaattaattaaattgaaattttataagatTCTTGATACCAAATGAaggaaataagatttttttccccaaggattcatttaaatttgatgTATATCCACTGATGGAGCATCAGGCTTTGAAACTCTTTTGTACAACCCCTCCCTCACACAAAGGACTAATAGGAGGATCAGGGTGGTTTATATAGACTTGTTTTTGCTTCTATCAAGTAGTCAAGGGGGATATTCTCTGATGTTCTTTTTTTTTGGTTAATATGCAgaaaatcatcagtgaatgtgatTGATGCAAAAACAATGTCAAGCGACCCTGTTGCAGtcgttgaattaccccacaggGTGCCATACGGCTTCCACGCCTTCTTTGTGACAGAGGTGAATATCCACATCTGGTTccctttttatattttcattatgAACAACACTTGTCTACTTTTTGTTTCCCTGAAATTCAATGGTTCTGCTTAACTAAAACCCTGGAATGCTGAGCAGGAACAACTTCAAGCACAGTCAACGCTGTAATTGTTCAAAAGCCAGAGAACATGCAACTTCTAAGGCATCACAAATAGCAGGACGTCTGTCAAATAGATAATCCAGGAGGCAACTTCAGGTTCCTGATAAGAGTTACTTCATCGATTGTACTTAAGTACGCTGAAAGGTTCAGATATATAAAAACTTTGGTATAATTTCTCCATCAATTAACACATGCTTACTTTAGTGCTCTTACTGTAGTatctttcataaaaaatattttcttgaaaaatattattcacaattaatatagaatatatttttaatcaaaagaaaaattaagttatttttaagaaaattaaaaaaattaattttttcttattatattaatatcattatataaaagtttattaattttttatttttaaattaaaaaataataataaaaaataaattatcttattaaaaaaatattttccaaataGAACTTAATCACTATTCAATGCCCTAGCTAAATGGGGAAAAAAATCAATCTTACATTCCCACGTTTTTCACGTCGTTTTTAAAAGTTCAATTCTATCAACGTTGGTGATATGAACTATGAAGTAACATTGGAATCAGCTATTCGTGGCACACTATTAACCTTCTGTACTTTTTTCTAAACCACTTAAACTCATGTGACAAGttgtaatataatataatataatattttttttaataataaaataatattttaattaaaaaaatataaatatattaaatgttttGTAAAATTacaaaagtaaattttattatataaaaaatatttttattattaaaataatattttactattaaaaatattattatattagataatcttttagtaaaaatatataaacctaattaaaaaaatgaattaaattttttaatcattaagCTTAATTGAACTTATATCTTAACTTATTTTGTAGCTTATAAAAATTGAACTACATCGAATTCATTTGAGAATGATTTTAATTGTTTTGAACAATTAATAAATgagatataattttattttttaatctaatttaaaaaaataattaaattggctgcatttttctttaataaaatacCTTGATTGGTTGGATATCATATCAGCTACGacataaattcatttatttcaaaatgattatttaattaaaaaatttaaacatcgTTAGTTAATAACTTTAAAATTGACAAGTAAATTTACAAAATGATACCCACATGGTATAAAAAGATGCATCTCAAAAACTGCATAAATGGATACAACATAAAGTTAATACCCTGCTGCTTataaacaaatgaaaaaattgttatttaatttttataatataataaattcactagttaatatttttattttaaataatatattaaaatatttttaatattttataaaatttattaattatttcattaattttatcaattaaaaactTTActgtttaatttctataattttaaaaaaattattaattaatttctcatttTAAATCTACCTATTAATTCCTCCttaaaagtatttaaaattttttttataatatttaataattataattataattagtagaataattaattaataattttttaaaaaaattaaaaatatcttaatatattttttaaaatagagaaatCAAACTAGTGAAATAATTAAACAAATTGATTAAATCCAAGTTAAAATTAAGAATGATACATATCAAAGCTTATAAACGAGAacaaagcaaataatcaaagaaTCTGCACAATACAAGTCCATCTTCACTTCAAAATTTCCATCTAGCTCTTACAACTCAAGATCAGCTGGAGTTATCTATGTGAATCATTTTCATTCAATTGCCTTGTTGCCATGTATTCTTGAGATGTACAGAGATCAAATCCTTTCTTGCAACTCCAAGAAACTGCAACTGTCTTCTCCAAAGTCAAAAAAACATTATATAGCTAGAAACAAGTTTGCAGAACAGTTCACCATAATCCTTCAATTCCATGGGAGCCAAATCTCATAAGCATTGCATTTCATAATTGGATAAAACcatatcatatctcattttATAACACAAGGAAGCATGGACACCTATCATAATCACTTTGCATAAATAGATGAAATTTCAAAGGAATCAACATCCATAAACACAAAATTCTAAAGAAACAAGGTTAAGCTCATCTGATACagctgagaaaaaaaaatgatttggGAGTGAAGGGTTTAAAGCCCAAGCAACAACATCAGCTAAAGCTTTGATATCTACATACAACCAAAACAAAGCTTCATAGATACCATAGCATTGCTCAAACTGGGTGATTCTTGGCAAGACTGCAAaagctgaaagaaaaaaaaatctgaatttAAATGATCCAGTCAAGGCACACTTATACCCTATACCTAAATCCCAATTCTTCTTGCTCAAAAATTACAAATCAAAGCTTTTTTTCCTAGGGAAAAAACCCATAATTTTCTGGAAGGAAAAAGAATAACCCAGTACGTGAATACACAGATAAAGCCAAAAAAAGAAacggaaaataataaaatgaaaataattccTTTGAaatgaggaagaagaaaaaagatatCCCTCGGCATTTCGCCCAAATTCCACCTAGTACATGAAACCAAGAAATAGTTCCTCAACCTCTTTGCATACATTTAATGTCTGCACAAAGGGAGCatccacttttttttttcttgacgaAGAAAAATTATTCATGTACATTTTCAGATTACTAAATTTCTCGTCACCGGGATATCATAAATGTATCTATATAAAGTAGAAGAAAAACTAAgcaaagaaacaaaagaaagcaGATAAAGAAGGGAGAGAGCGAGACCCGTTAACAAAATTTGGTATTTAGCGGTTCATCGGCGGCGTAGTGGTTTGAGAAGAGTAGGGTTTAGAGAAGCAGAGGTGGTAACTGGTAAGTATTAAGGCAAGGGAGAGTTTTAATCAAATGCTCTCCTTTTCATAGTATACCATGTggatttctttctcttttttttttattttttgcgaTAAATAATCTAATCGCAAAACTACGTCGCTTTGGTGGAATTAGGAATTCCCTGTTTGGTTTCTATATTATACCTAActtattaattagtattttttaaaaaataaaaaaatgtattaaaatatcatttgaattttaaaaattttaataattaatttttgcaTACTAGcggttaaaaatataaaaaatcaaatcataaATATCTTAAATACAGAAAAACTAATtctactaataatttttttttaactccaGAAACTAAATACTCTTCATTTCCACAGAGATTTAACTCCTGACTTATCTTCTCTGTAACAAAGGACTGTAACGGACTTTAAAAAAGGCGGAGTAAATTTACTTTTACTAAC
This region of Manihot esculenta cultivar AM560-2 chromosome 10, M.esculenta_v8, whole genome shotgun sequence genomic DNA includes:
- the LOC110624878 gene encoding carotenoid 9,10(9',10')-cleavage dioxygenase 1 is translated as MAEEKSEVEKKQGNSGGAGVPIVEVKPKPRKGLASKFVDLLEKLIVKLMFDASKPLHYLSGNFAPVTDETPPVRDLSVKGHLPDCLNGEFVRVGPNPKFAPVAGYHWFDGDGMIHGMRIKNGKATYVRRYVRTSRIQQEEFFRGSKFMKVGDLKGLFGLFMVNMQILRAKLKVLDMSYGNGTANTALIYHHGKLLALQEADKPYVVKVLEDGDLQTVGMLDYDKRLKHSFTAHPKVDPNTGEMFTFGYAHEPPYITYRVISKDGVMHDPVPITISDPIMMHDFAITENYAIFLDLPLYFRPKEMVKDKKLIFTFDATKKARFGVLPRYAKDDHQIRWFELPNCFIFHNANAWEEEDEVVLITCRLENPDLDMVSGNVKEKLENFANELYEMRFNMKTGVASQKRLSAPAVDFPRVNESYTGRKQRYVYGTILDSIAKVTGIIKFDLHAEPQQGKTKLEVGGNIKGIFDLGPGRFGSEAVFVPREPGTSSEEDDGYLIFFTHDENTGKSSVNVIDAKTMSSDPVAVVELPHRVPYGFHAFFVTEEQLQAQSTL